The proteins below come from a single Portunus trituberculatus isolate SZX2019 chromosome 2, ASM1759143v1, whole genome shotgun sequence genomic window:
- the LOC123506539 gene encoding zinc finger protein 12-like yields MACAGDSGVGVVEVVGPSSSMGGQWQQQQLHHQSASGVGRHRRGGKGHQETDSSSSGHTGQSRLECQQCDKTFTTKQGLTTHILIHSGVKNYECGDCGKKFSLKSTLTTHSLTHSGVRNYECGECGKKFSQKGNLMTHSLTHSGVKNYECGECGKKFCRKSSLTTHSLTHSGVRNYECGECGKKFAQKHTGLREFKCDDCGKYFKTKADIARHVKVHF; encoded by the exons ATGGCGTGTgctggtgacagtggtgtgggAGTGGTGGAAGTCGTGGGGCCAAGCAGTAGCATGGGTggacagtggcagcagcagcagctccaCCACCAGTCAGCCTCAGGTGTGGGGAGGCACAGGCGTGGTGGCAAGGGTCACCAGGAGACAGACAGCTCTAGCTCTGGCCACACAGGACAGAGCAGGCTTGAGTGCCAGCAGTGTGACAAAACTTTTACCACCAAACAAggcctcaccacacacatcctgatacacagtggtgttaagaattatgagtgtggtgactgtgggaagaaatttagCCTTAAGTctaccctcaccacacacagcctgacacacagtggtgttaggaattatgagtgtggtgagtgtggtaagAAATTTAGCCAAAAGGGTAACCTCATGACACACAGCCTGACTCACAGTGGTGTtaagaattatgagtgtggtgagtgtgggaagaaattttGCAGAAAgtcttccctcaccacacacagcctgacacacagtggtgttaggaattatgagtgtggtgagtgtggaaagaaatttgCCCAAAA ACACACTGGGTTGAGGGAGTTCAAGTGTGATGACTGTGGCAAGTATTTCAAGACAAAGGCTGATATTGCCAGACACGTGAAGGTCCACTTttga
- the LOC123506545 gene encoding zinc finger protein 157-like — translation MGGQRQQQQQQSASGVGRHRRGGKDHQETGSSRHTGQSRLECQQCDKTFTTKQHLTTHTLTHSGVRNYECGECGKKFTTKSNLTTHSLTHNGVRNYECGECGKKFGRKSHLITHSLTHSGVRNYECGECGKKFSLMCNLTKHSLTHSGVKNFECGECGKKFTQKSHLTSHSLTHIGVRNYECSECGKKFVTKSHLTKHSVVKMKTGRAAQLSVNTDDNQLGEEHQCGKCERQVTDDHEAI, via the exons ATGGGTGgccagaggcagcagcagcagcagcaatcagCCTCAGGTGTGGGGAGGCACAGGCGTGGTGGCAAGGATCATCAGGAGACAGGCAGCTCTCGCCACACAGGACAGAGTAGGTTGGAGTGCCAGCAGTGTGACAAAACTTTTACCACCAAacaacacctcaccacacacaccctgacacacagtggtgttaggaattatgagtgtggtgagtgtgggaagaaattcACCACTAAAtctaacctcaccacacacagcctgactcacaatggtgttaggaattatgagtgtggtgaatgtgggaAGAAATTTGGCAGAAAGTCTCACCTCAtaacacacagcctgacacacagtggtgttaggaattatgagtgtggtgagtgtgggaagaaattttCCCTAATGTGtaacctcaccaaacacagCTTGACTCACAGTGGTGTTAAGAAttttgagtgtggtgagtgtggaaagaaatttacccaaaagtctcacctcacctcacacagcCTGACTCACattggtgttaggaattatgagtgtagtgagtgtgggaagaaatttgTCACAAAGTctcacctcaccaaacaca GTGTGGTCAAGATGAAAACGGGAAGAGCTGCACAATTAAGTGTAAACACAGATGACAATCAGCTGGGAGAGGAACACCAGTGTGGTAAGTGTGAGAGACAGGTTACTGATGACCATGAAGCAATATGA